Proteins from one Xenopus tropicalis strain Nigerian chromosome 1, UCB_Xtro_10.0, whole genome shotgun sequence genomic window:
- the fzd10 gene encoding frizzled-10 precursor, producing the protein MDLSGTGLLRRTALLLVLAAALCSGISSINPDRSGDGRCQPIEIPMCKDIGYNMTRMPNLMGHENQKEAAIQLHEFAPLVEYGCHSHLKFFLCSLYAPMCTEQVSTPIPACRVMCEQARLKCSPIMEQFNFKWPDSLDCSKLPNKNDPNYLCMEAPNNGSEEAPRGSSMLPPIFRPQRPNSGHEIYPKDPTGRTTCENSGKFHHVEKSASCAPLCSSAVDVYWSKDDKKFAFIWIAIWSILCFFSSAFTVLTFLVDPLRFKYPERPIIFLSMCYCVYSVGYIIRLFAGADSIACDRDSGQLYVIQEGLESTGCTIVFLILYYFGMASSLWWVILTLTWFLAAGKKWGHEAIEANSSYFHLAAWAIPAVKTIMILVMRRVAGDELTGVCYVGSMDVNALTGFVLIPLACYLIIGTSFILSGFVALFHIRRVMKTGGENTDKLEKLMVRIGVFSVLYTVPATCVIACYFYERLNMDFWKILATQDKCKMDSQTKTLDCTMTSSIPAVEIFMVKIFMLLVVGITSGMWIWTSKTVQSWQNVFSKRLKKRNRSKPASVITSAGIYKKPQHPPKIHHGKYESALQSPTCV; encoded by the coding sequence ATGGATCTGAGTGGTACCGGGCTGCTCCGCCGCACCGCGCTGCTTCTCGTCCTGGCAGCCGCTCTCTGCTCCGGGATCAGCTCCATCAATCCGGACAGAAGTGGGGACGGGAGGTGCCAGCCCATAGAGATCCCCATGTGCAAGGACATTGGCTACAACATGACCAGGATGCCCAACCTGATGGGCCATGAGAACCAGAAGGAGGCGGCCATCCAGCTGCACGAATTCGCCCCGTTGGTGGAGTACGGCTGCCACAGCCACCTCAAGTTCTTCCTGTGCTCCCTCTATGCCCCCATGTGCACCGAGCAGGTTTCTACCCCCATCCCAGCCTGCAGGGTGATGTGCGAGCAGGCCAGGCTCAAGTGCTCCCCTATCATGGAGCAGTTCAACTTCAAGTGGCCAGACTCACTGGACTGCAGCAAGCTGCCCAACAAGAATGATCCCAACTACCTGTGCATGGAAGCCCCAAACAATGGCTCTGAGGAGGCCCCTAGAGGGTCCAGCATGCTGCCCCCCATCTTCAGACCGCAGAGACCCAATAGTGGCCATGAGATTTACCCCAAGGATCCCACGGGCAGGACAACCTGTGAGAACTCGGGCAAGTTCCACCACGTGGAGAAAAGCGCCTCCTGTGCCCCCTTGTGCAGCTCTGCTGTGGATGTGTACTGGAGCAAGGATGACAAGAAGTTTGCCTTCATCTGGATAGCCATTTGGTCCATCCTGTGCTTCTTCTCAAGTGCTTTCACTGTCCTCACCTTCTTAGTAGATCCACTGCGTTTTAAATATCCAGAAAGGCCTATCATCTTCCTGTCCATGTGCTACTGTGTCTACTCCGTGGGCTACATCATTCGCCTCTTTGCTGGAGCCGACAGCATTGCCTGCGACAGAGACAGCGGGCAGCTCTATGTTATCCAGGAAGGCTTGGAAAGTACAGGCTGCACCATAGTTTTCCTAATTCTCTATTACTTTGGCATGGCCAGCTCTCTATGGTGGGTGATATTAACCTTGACttggtttttggctgctggaaaaAAGTGGGGGCATGAAGCCATTGAGGCCAACAGCAGCTACTTCCATTTAGCAGCCTGGGCAATTCCTGCTGTAAAGACCATTATGATTCTAGTTATGAGGCGGGTGGCTGGGGATGAGCTAACAGGGGTATGTTACGTTGGCAGCATGGATGTCAATGCCCTCACTGGGTTTGTGCTTATCCCCCTAGCCTGCTATCTCATTATTGGCACCTCTTTTATCCTTTCTGGCTTTGTAGCCCTTTTCCACATAAGGAGGGTGATGAAAACTGGTGGGGAGAACACAGACAAACTGGAGAAACTCATGGTGAGGATTGGGGTCTTTTCTGTCTTGTACACAGTCCCCGCCACTTGCGTCATTGCTTGTTATTTCTATGAACGCCTCAATATGGATTTCTGGAAAATCCTGGCTACACAAGACAAGTGCAAAATGGACAGTCAGACCAAAACACTGGACTGCACCATGACCAGCTCTATCCCAGCAGTAGAGATCTTCATGGTGAAAATATTTATGCTGTTAGTTGTGGGTATCACAAGTGGCATGTGGATATGGACTTCCAAAACTGTGCAGTCTTGGCAGAATGTCTTCAGCAAGAGATTAAAGAAGAGGAACAGGAGCAAACCAGCCAGCGTCATCACCAGCGCTGGAATCTACAAAaagccccagcacccccccaagaTTCACCATGGAAAGTATGAATCGGCCTTACAGTCCCCTACCTGTGTATGA